A single window of Raphanus sativus cultivar WK10039 unplaced genomic scaffold, ASM80110v3 Scaffold0976, whole genome shotgun sequence DNA harbors:
- the LOC130503483 gene encoding uncharacterized protein LOC130503483 — protein MDKTWIWLPRNSHEYSEGATNFVNSSARRLGSLLEMLCPCRDCRNLSHQSLDKIVEHLVIRGMDKKYKSSRWSIHGEKRDSAEDSVLQCETEAFDLFKTAFSMDEGGPNPTTDNEDDEAPEELEFTKKLRDAQTPLYSGCLKHTKVSAIMGLYRFKVKSGVSENYFDQLLVLLEDLLPEDNVLPKSLAAIKKFLKIFGFGYDNIHACKNDCILYRKEYENLQSCPRCKVSRWEMDKHSNEIKVGIPAKVLRYFPIKDRFRRMFRSKRMAEDLRWHYTNATEDGTMRHPVDSISWAQVNAKWPDFAADPRNLRLGISTDGMNPFSMQSTNHSTWPVLLVNYNTPPTMCMKAENIMLTLLIPGPTAPGNNIDVYLAPLIDDLKDLWAEGIEVYDSFAKENFNLRALLLWSISDYPALGTLSGCKVKGKQACNVCGKDTPARWLKFSRKFVYMGNRRRLPPGHRYRYKKAWFDNTVEEVNANRIQTGAEIYETLQAFTNDFGRPLEKEKKRKRLELEDDERVVEEECDESNELWRWKKRSIFFDLPYWKELPVRHNIDVMHVEKNVSDAILSLLMQSAKSKDGLKARKDLEDIGIRKHLHTEVRGKKTYLPPAAYWLSKKEKTIFCQRLAKFRGPDGYCGNIANCVSVNPPNIGSLKSHDHHVLVQNLLPAALRGLLHRGPRIAINRLCSYFNRLCQRIIDPEKLISMETEFVETMCQLERFFPPALFDIMFHLPIHLSKEARLGGPVHFRWMYPFERYMKTLKAFVKNYARPEACMAEAYLAGECVAFCLEFLKDSVPVQEAVNRNEDVETDTMVVEGRPLQKGIEVTLSDKDRDIAHRYVLMNMASLDPFLEMHLEELQAKDARLARNETLLWKYHTDHFAEWLKNKIHSDSTDSHSKEIRWLAFGPRNVALAHKGFIINGQRFHTDAVKLKTQNSGVTYEAFSMCRSSARDMRQVADMITYYGVIKEILVIDYHMFKVPLFRCNWANTANGVKEEDGFTLVNLHMNQAAYLKDPFILPSQAKQVFYSREDDASNWYVVMRAPPRGYHELETEEDLGGAPLPVQEVDDMGDEASDDDSVYVRDDCEGLLVVD, from the exons ATGGATAAGACGTGGATTTGGCTTCCAAG GAATAGCCACGAGTATTCAGAAGGAGCAACTAATTTCGTGAATTCGTCAGCAAGAAGATTGGGAAGTCTTCTTGAAATGCTATGCCCTTGTAGAGACTGCCGCAATCTGAGCCATCAGTCACTGGATAAAATTGTGGAGCATTTGGTGATTAGGGGTATGGATAAGAAGTATAAGAGTTCTCGTTGGAGTATTCATGGTGAAAAAAGAGATTCTGCAGAAGACAGTGTACTTCAATGTGAAACAGAGGCATTTGATTTGTTTAAGACAGCATTCTCCATGGACGAAGGTGGTCCAAACCCGACAACTGACAACGAAGATGATGAAGCACCAGAGGAACTTGAGTTTACAAAAAAGCTAAGAGATGCTCAAACGCCATTATACTCGGGTTGTCTCAAGCACACAAAGGTTTCAGCTATCATGGGACTTTACAGATTCAAGGTTAAAAGTGGTGTGTCGGAGAACTACTTTGATCAGCTGTTGGTTTTACTTGAGGATTTGCTACCTGAAGACAATGTTCTTCCCAAGAGTTTAGCTGCAATCAAGAAATTTCTGAAGATCTTTGGGTTCGGCTACGACAATATCCATGCTTGCAAGAATGATTGCATACTGTATAGGAAGGAGTACGAGAACCTACAAAGCTGTCCAAGATGCAAAGTTTCAAGATGGGAAATGGATAAGCACAGTAATGAGATAAAGGTGGGGATTCCGGCAAAGGTCCTAAGATATTTTCCAATCAAGGACAGGTTTAGGAGGATGTTTAGATCAAAGAGGATGGCTGAAGATCTGCGTTGGCACTATACCAATGCCACTGAAGACGGTACAATGCGGCACCCCGTTGATTCTATCTCTTGGGCACAAGTGAATGCTAAATGGCCAGACTTTGCTGCTGATCCACGGAATCTTCGACTTGGGATTTCCACAGATGGGATGAACCCTTTCTCCATGCAAAGCACCAATCACAGCACATGGCCAGTGTTGTTAGTGAACTATAACACGCCTCCAACCATGTGTATGAAGGCTGAGAATATAATGTTGACTTTGTTGATCCCTGGTCCTACTGCTCCTGGTAATAACATAGATGTTTACCTAGCACCACTGATAGACGATCTAAAAGATTTGTGGGCTGAGGGTATTGAAGTGTATGACTCATTTGCGAAGGAGAATTTTAATCTCAGAGCCTTGCTGCTTTGGAGTATCAGTGACTATCCAGCCTTAGGAACACTGTCTGGATGTAAAGTAAAGGGGAAACAAGCCTGCAATGTATGCGGAAAGGATACACCTGCAAGGTGGCTTAAGTTTAGCCGCAAGTTTGTCTACATGGGTAACAGAAGGAGACTACCGCCTGGCCATCGTTACAGATATAAAAAAGCTTGGTTTGACAACACTGTGGAGGAAGTGAATGCGAATAGGATACAAACAGGCGCTGAGATATATGAAACACTACAAGCTTTTACGAATGATTTTGGTAGACCTctagagaaggaaaaaaaaaggaaaagactagagttggaagatgatgaGAGGGTAGTGGAAGAAGAGTGTGATGAATCAAATGAACTATGGCGGTGGAAGAAGAGATCAATATTCTTTGATCTACCTTACTGGAAG GAGTTACCTGTTCGTCACAATATTGATGTTATGCACGTAGAAAAGAATGTGTCTGATGCTATATTGTCTCTGTTGATGCAAAGTGCGAAGTCAAAAGATGGGTTGAAAGCAAGAAAAGACTTAGAAGATATTGGAATCAGAAAGCACTTGCACACAGAGGTGAGGGGAAAGAAAACATACTTACCTCCTGCTGCCTACTGGTTATCGAAGAAAGAGAAGACCATTTTTTGCCAAAGGTTAGCTAAGTTTAGAGGTCCTGATGGTTATTGTGGTAATATTGCGAATTGTGTTTCAGTTAACCCTCCAAATATTGGTAGTTTAAAGTCGCATGATCATCATGTCCTAGTACAGAACTTGTTACCAGCTGCATTAAGAGGGTTGTTACATAGGGGTCCTAGGATAGCCATAAATAGATTATGCAGTTACTTCAATAGGTTGTGTCAGCGCATCATTGACCCAGAGAAACTTATATCCATGGAAACAGAGTTTGTGGAAACAATGTGTCAGCTGGAGCGCTTCTTCCCTCCAGCCCTTTTTGATATCATGTTTCACCTACCAATACATCTATCAAAAGAGGCACGCTTGGGAGGACCAGTTCACTTCCGCTGGATGTATCCCTTTGAAAG GTACATGAAAACACTAAAGGCTTTTGTGAAGAATTATGCAAGGCCAGAAGCATGTATGGCTGAGGCGTATTTGGCTGGAGAATGCGTTGCATTCTGTTTAGAGTTCCTTAAAGATTCAGTACCAGTTCAAGAAGCAGTTAATCGTAATGAAGATGTCGAGACTGACACAATGGTGGTTGAAGGCCGACCTCTGCAGAAGGGTATAGAGGTTACCCTTTCAGATAAAGATAGAGACATTGCACATCGCTATGTGCTAATGAACATGGCATCTTTGGATCCATTTCTTGA gATGCATTTGGAAGAGTTGCAAGCAAAGGATGCTCGATTGGCTAGAAATGAAACTTTGTTATGGAAATACCATACTGACCACTTTGCAGAATGGCTTAAAAATAAG ATTCATTCAGACTCAACAGATAGTCATTCTAAGGAGATAAGGTGGTTGGCATTTGGGCCAAGAAATGTTGCTTTAGCACATAAAGGATTCATCATCAATGGCCAACGGTTTCATACTGATGCGGTCAAGCTGAAGACACAAAACAGTGGAGTAACTTATGAAGCCTTTAGCATGTGTAGATCAAGTGCTCGAGATATGAGACAGGTCGCGGATATGATTACATACTATGGAGTGATAAAGGAGATTTTGGTCATCGACTATCACATGTTCAAAGTGCCACTCTTTAGATGCAACTGGGCAAACACAGCGAATGGTGTGAAGGAAGAAGATGGCTTCACTCTTGTTAACCTTCATATGAACCAAGCAGCCTATTTGAAAGATCCATTCATTCTACCTTCTCAAGCAAAACAGGTTTTCTACTCTAGGGAGGATGATGCTTCAAATTGGTATGTTGTTATGAGAGCACCACCTAGAGGTTATCATGAGTTGGAAACAGAAGAGGATTTAGGTGGTGCTCCTTTACCTGTCCAAGAAGTTGATGATATGGGTGATGAAGCTTCAGATGATGATAGTGTTTATGTTAGGGATGATTGTGAAGGTTTATTAGTGGTAGATTAA